The following proteins are encoded in a genomic region of Leifsonia psychrotolerans:
- a CDS encoding thymidine phosphorylase, translating into MSESGHVIEAFDTVDLIHIKRDRGVLSTAQINWLVDAFTRGYVGDEQMAAMTMAIFLNGMTRTEIRDLTMAMLHSGERMSFTGLGKPTTDKHSTGGVGDKITLPLMPLVAVFGAAVPQLSGRGLGHTGGTLDKLESIPGWRANLTNDEMFAQLRDVGGVVCAAGSGLAPADGKLYSLRDITGTVEAIPLIASSIMSKKIAEGTGALVLDVKFGSGAFLKDIAKSRELARTMVELGQDAGVATSALLTNMNVPLGLAIGNANEVRESVEVLAGGGPADVVELTVALATEMLAVVGIVDVDVAAALHDGRAMDKWRAVIRAQGGDPDAALPVAKETHTVVADRDGVLVEQQALPFGIGAWRLGAGRARKQDPVQHAAGIDLHAKPGDVVKAGMPLFTLSADEPERFARALEAIEGAWRIGDPGEPVQDGGPLIAERIA; encoded by the coding sequence GTGAGTGAGTCAGGGCATGTTATTGAGGCGTTTGACACCGTCGATCTGATCCACATCAAGCGAGATCGCGGGGTGCTCAGCACCGCTCAGATCAACTGGTTGGTCGACGCTTTCACTCGCGGCTACGTGGGCGATGAGCAGATGGCTGCCATGACGATGGCCATCTTCCTGAACGGGATGACGCGCACCGAGATCCGCGACCTGACGATGGCCATGCTGCACAGTGGCGAGCGCATGAGCTTCACCGGGCTCGGCAAGCCGACGACCGACAAGCACTCCACCGGTGGCGTGGGCGACAAGATCACCCTTCCCCTGATGCCGCTCGTGGCGGTCTTCGGTGCGGCCGTGCCGCAGCTGTCGGGTCGAGGCCTCGGGCACACCGGCGGCACTCTCGACAAGCTCGAGTCGATCCCCGGCTGGCGGGCAAACCTGACGAACGACGAGATGTTCGCCCAGCTCCGTGACGTGGGCGGTGTCGTTTGCGCCGCGGGCAGCGGTCTGGCGCCGGCCGACGGCAAGCTGTACTCGCTGCGGGACATCACCGGAACCGTCGAGGCCATCCCGCTGATCGCCTCGTCGATCATGTCGAAGAAGATCGCCGAGGGAACGGGCGCGCTCGTGCTCGACGTGAAGTTCGGCTCGGGCGCCTTCCTGAAAGACATCGCGAAGTCGCGTGAGCTGGCTCGCACCATGGTGGAGCTCGGTCAGGATGCCGGGGTGGCGACATCCGCTCTGCTCACCAACATGAATGTGCCGCTTGGCCTGGCCATCGGCAATGCCAACGAGGTGCGCGAATCGGTCGAGGTGCTCGCCGGTGGCGGTCCCGCCGATGTCGTCGAGCTCACTGTCGCACTCGCGACCGAGATGCTGGCGGTCGTGGGAATCGTCGATGTGGATGTCGCGGCGGCACTGCATGACGGCCGAGCCATGGACAAATGGCGGGCTGTGATTCGTGCGCAGGGTGGCGACCCGGATGCCGCACTGCCCGTCGCGAAGGAGACCCACACGGTTGTGGCCGACCGTGATGGCGTGCTCGTCGAGCAGCAGGCGCTGCCGTTCGGAATCGGCGCCTGGCGCTTGGGTGCCGGGCGAGCGCGCAAGCAGGATCCGGTGCAGCATGCCGCCGGCATCGATCTGCACGCGAAGCCCGGAGATGTGGTGAAGGCCGGCATGCCGCTGTTCACCCTCAGCGCCGACGAGCCAGAGCGCTTCGCGCGTGCGCTCGAGGCGATCGAGGGTGCCTGGCGCATCGGTGACCCGGGGGAGCCTGTGCAGGATGGCGGCCCGCTGATCGCGGAGCGCATCGCCTAA
- a CDS encoding cytidine deaminase, whose translation MTPESTAQPPASVEIDWDALKVVALEAMARAYVPYSKFPVGVAALVSDGRVISGCNVENASYGLTLCAECALVSSLHMTGGGHLVAFTCVDGKGNALMPCGRCRQLLYEHSAPGMLLQTVSGVKTIDEVLPDAFGPRTLVEFAEEAL comes from the coding sequence ATGACGCCCGAATCGACTGCTCAGCCGCCGGCATCCGTCGAGATCGATTGGGACGCCCTCAAGGTCGTTGCTCTCGAGGCGATGGCGCGGGCGTACGTGCCATACTCGAAGTTTCCGGTCGGCGTCGCTGCATTGGTCAGCGACGGCCGGGTGATCAGCGGATGCAACGTCGAGAACGCGTCGTACGGGCTCACGCTGTGTGCCGAATGCGCGCTCGTCTCGTCGTTGCACATGACCGGGGGCGGCCACCTTGTGGCGTTCACCTGTGTCGACGGTAAGGGCAACGCCCTCATGCCGTGCGGGCGTTGCCGGCAGCTGCTGTACGAACACTCGGCACCGGGAATGCTTCTGCAGACCGTGTCGGGTGTGAAGACGATCGATGAAGTGCTGCCGGATGCCTTCGGGCCGCGAACACTCGTCGAATTCGCGGAGGAGGCATTGTGA
- a CDS encoding ABC transporter permease, which yields MTTVTHHSAPEAATDALETTVITSWKAPVSFAVITVLAFVLFVLNGRTGTSQFRLTEDKNAIQLAPIDLPTVATCVLLTILLAGITVVSVFLVRARRKVPLWLVAIFGFAFLVAFLTWAGAGASIPVYGLLLGTVALSAPLIFGAMGGVISERSGVVNIAIEGQMLAGAFVSALVASITRNPFAGLVGAMIAGMLVSFVLAAFAIKYLVDQIIVGVVLNVLVTGLTSFLYSTVMTSNPQMLNSPPRFKPINIPLLSEIPIIGPLLFQQTIIIYIMYVTVAVIWFALYRTRWGLRVRAVGEHPKAADTVGINVARTRFWNVSLAGAVAGLGGAYFTLGSVGAFNKEMTAGAGFIALAAVIFGQWDPIKATLAALLFGFATNLQNVLGIIGSPVPSEFMLMLPYVITILAVAGFVGKSRAPAADGKAYIK from the coding sequence ATGACGACAGTGACACACCACTCCGCGCCTGAAGCGGCCACTGACGCTCTGGAAACGACCGTCATCACAAGCTGGAAAGCGCCTGTCTCGTTCGCCGTGATCACGGTGCTCGCCTTCGTTCTCTTCGTGCTGAACGGGCGTACCGGAACGAGTCAGTTCCGGCTCACCGAAGACAAGAACGCAATTCAGCTGGCGCCGATTGACCTTCCCACCGTCGCCACCTGCGTCCTCCTCACGATCCTGCTCGCCGGTATCACCGTCGTGTCGGTGTTCCTGGTGCGGGCCCGACGCAAGGTTCCGCTCTGGCTGGTGGCCATCTTCGGGTTCGCCTTCCTCGTCGCGTTCCTCACCTGGGCCGGTGCCGGAGCATCCATTCCGGTCTACGGTCTGCTTCTGGGAACCGTGGCGCTGAGCGCCCCGCTCATTTTCGGTGCGATGGGCGGTGTGATCTCGGAACGCTCCGGTGTGGTCAACATCGCCATTGAAGGTCAGATGCTGGCCGGCGCCTTCGTCTCGGCTCTCGTGGCCAGCATTACACGCAACCCGTTCGCCGGCTTGGTCGGTGCCATGATCGCGGGAATGCTCGTTTCGTTCGTGCTCGCAGCGTTCGCCATCAAGTATCTCGTCGACCAGATCATCGTCGGTGTGGTGTTGAACGTTCTGGTGACGGGCCTGACCAGCTTCCTCTATTCGACCGTCATGACGTCGAATCCTCAGATGCTGAACTCTCCGCCGCGATTCAAGCCGATCAATATTCCGCTGCTGAGCGAGATTCCGATCATCGGACCGCTCCTCTTCCAGCAGACGATCATCATTTACATCATGTATGTCACGGTCGCGGTCATCTGGTTCGCCCTGTACCGCACCCGCTGGGGCCTGCGGGTTCGCGCCGTCGGTGAGCACCCGAAGGCGGCAGACACCGTCGGCATCAACGTGGCTCGGACCCGGTTCTGGAACGTCTCGCTCGCGGGAGCCGTCGCCGGTCTCGGTGGCGCCTACTTCACGCTGGGCTCGGTCGGTGCCTTCAATAAGGAGATGACGGCCGGCGCCGGATTCATCGCGCTTGCCGCCGTGATCTTCGGCCAGTGGGATCCGATTAAGGCCACCCTCGCGGCGCTGTTGTTCGGCTTTGCGACGAACCTGCAGAACGTGCTCGGCATCATCGGATCGCCGGTGCCCAGCGAGTTCATGCTGATGCTGCCCTACGTCATCACGATCCTGGCTGTGGCCGGCTTCGTCGGAAAGTCGAGGGCTCCAGCCGCAGACGGAAAGGCGTACATCAAATGA
- a CDS encoding ABC transporter permease, producing MTDVHTPLRPTPPPVEGNPTTQTPSRWRVAANEIMGGSVMISILSVVLAMIVGAVLIALTDETVQKTAGYFFSRPGDMLSAVWQSVSGAYSSLFQGAIYNFRKPDFVDAIKPLTATLNFATPLIMAGLGIALGFRAGMFNIGGRGQMLIAIGIAGWIGFSFDLPFGIHMIVAVIGGMVGGALWAAIVGLLKARTGAHEVITTIMLNFIAYYLISYLLRTPGALQAPGSNNPKSPAMKETAIFPHLFGPNYPLNLGFIFAIVAVIVVWWLLSRSSLGFKFRAVGENPDAAKVAGINVGSIYVWAMVISGALVGLAGVAQILGTVTTGFSSGIDAGIGFDAITVALLGRSRPWGTFWAAILFGALKAGGFAMQAAEGIPIDIVLVVQSMIVLFIAAPPLVRAVFRLPTPGVFPKSSLARQKVEVSK from the coding sequence ATGACTGACGTGCACACCCCTCTGAGGCCCACGCCTCCTCCCGTCGAGGGAAACCCGACGACCCAGACACCCTCGCGCTGGCGTGTCGCCGCCAACGAGATCATGGGCGGTTCGGTGATGATCTCGATCCTCTCCGTCGTTCTCGCCATGATCGTCGGCGCGGTGCTGATCGCTCTGACCGACGAAACCGTGCAAAAGACCGCGGGATACTTCTTCTCCCGGCCCGGCGACATGCTCAGTGCCGTCTGGCAGTCGGTTTCGGGCGCCTACAGCTCACTGTTCCAGGGCGCGATCTACAACTTCCGTAAGCCTGACTTCGTTGATGCGATCAAACCGCTCACGGCGACCCTGAACTTCGCCACCCCGCTGATTATGGCCGGGCTGGGTATTGCGCTCGGGTTCCGTGCGGGCATGTTCAACATCGGTGGCCGCGGTCAGATGCTCATCGCCATTGGGATCGCGGGCTGGATCGGATTCTCGTTCGACCTTCCCTTTGGCATCCACATGATCGTTGCCGTCATCGGCGGCATGGTGGGTGGCGCGCTCTGGGCGGCGATCGTCGGCCTGCTCAAGGCGCGCACCGGCGCGCACGAGGTCATCACGACGATCATGCTGAACTTCATCGCGTACTACCTGATTTCGTACCTGTTGCGCACCCCCGGCGCACTGCAGGCTCCGGGCTCGAACAACCCGAAGTCGCCGGCCATGAAAGAGACCGCGATCTTCCCGCACCTGTTCGGCCCGAACTACCCGCTGAACCTCGGCTTCATCTTCGCCATCGTTGCCGTGATCGTGGTGTGGTGGCTGCTGTCGCGCTCGAGCCTCGGCTTCAAGTTCCGTGCCGTCGGTGAGAACCCGGATGCCGCGAAGGTAGCCGGCATCAACGTCGGAAGCATTTACGTCTGGGCCATGGTCATCTCCGGCGCCCTCGTCGGACTGGCCGGTGTCGCTCAGATTCTGGGCACCGTCACGACCGGGTTCAGCTCGGGTATTGACGCAGGTATCGGTTTCGATGCCATCACCGTTGCTCTGCTCGGACGCTCGCGCCCGTGGGGCACATTCTGGGCCGCCATTCTGTTCGGCGCGCTCAAGGCTGGCGGTTTCGCCATGCAGGCGGCTGAGGGCATCCCGATCGACATCGTGCTCGTCGTTCAGTCGATGATCGTGCTGTTCATCGCCGCGCCGCCGCTGGTGCGGGCGGTCTTCCGGCTCCCGACTCCCGGGGTCTTTCCGAAATCCTCGCTCGCTCGTCAGAAGGTTGAGGTTTCGAAATGA
- a CDS encoding ABC transporter ATP-binding protein, with the protein MKLELRGITKRFGSLVANDHIDLTVEPGEIHCLLGENGAGKSTLMNVLYGLYQAEEGDILLDDVVQHFEGPGDAMAAGIGMVHQHFMLIPVFTVAENVMLGHEETGFGGRLNMAATRKKVRELSDRFGFDLDPDALIEDLPVGVQQRVEIIKALSQNAKVLVFDEPTAVLTPQETDELMAIMKQLKEAGTAIVFITHKLREVREVADRITVIRLGKVVGEAEPTATNEELASLMVGRAVDLVIDKAPARPGDPALVVTDLSVIDHIGQLVVNRVSFEVRAGEVLAIAGVQGNGQTELTEAIMGLQHRVTGEIKLAGTSLRKRSVRHVLDAGVGFVPEDRNQDGLVAEFTIAENLMLDRSSSEPFVKFGNLQLGFLAEFAEEKVKEFDVRAQGISTPVGRLSGGNQQKVVLARELSRDLRLFVAAQPTRGLDVGSIEFVHGQIIAARDAGVAVIVVSTELDEVSALADRIAVMYRGGIVGIVPGDTSRDVLGLMMAGEHPNFAGEAA; encoded by the coding sequence ATGAAGCTTGAACTTCGCGGCATCACGAAACGATTCGGTTCGCTCGTTGCCAATGACCATATTGACCTCACGGTCGAACCGGGCGAGATCCACTGCTTGCTCGGCGAGAACGGCGCAGGCAAGTCGACTCTGATGAACGTGCTCTACGGCCTGTACCAGGCCGAGGAGGGCGACATTCTGCTCGACGACGTCGTGCAACACTTCGAAGGTCCCGGTGATGCGATGGCAGCCGGAATTGGCATGGTGCACCAGCATTTCATGTTGATCCCGGTGTTCACGGTTGCTGAAAACGTCATGCTCGGGCACGAAGAAACCGGATTCGGTGGGCGCCTGAACATGGCCGCCACGCGCAAGAAGGTGCGCGAGTTGTCGGACCGCTTCGGTTTCGACCTCGATCCCGATGCTCTGATCGAAGATCTGCCCGTCGGCGTGCAGCAGCGCGTCGAGATCATCAAGGCGCTCTCGCAGAACGCCAAGGTTCTCGTTTTCGACGAGCCGACCGCCGTTCTGACGCCGCAAGAGACCGATGAGCTCATGGCCATCATGAAGCAGCTCAAAGAGGCCGGCACCGCGATCGTCTTCATCACGCACAAATTGCGGGAGGTGCGGGAGGTCGCAGACCGGATCACTGTCATCCGTCTGGGCAAGGTCGTCGGCGAAGCCGAGCCGACCGCGACCAACGAAGAGCTGGCCTCACTCATGGTCGGCCGCGCCGTCGACTTGGTGATCGACAAGGCTCCGGCCAGACCGGGTGACCCAGCTCTCGTCGTCACAGACCTGTCGGTCATCGACCACATCGGCCAGCTGGTCGTCAACCGGGTTTCATTCGAAGTACGCGCGGGAGAAGTCCTCGCTATCGCCGGAGTTCAAGGCAACGGCCAGACCGAACTCACCGAGGCGATTATGGGACTCCAACACCGGGTCACCGGTGAGATCAAGCTGGCCGGCACGTCACTGCGCAAGCGCAGCGTGCGCCACGTTCTCGACGCCGGAGTCGGTTTTGTTCCGGAAGACCGCAACCAAGACGGTCTTGTGGCGGAGTTCACCATCGCCGAAAACCTCATGCTCGACCGGTCGAGCAGCGAACCGTTCGTGAAGTTCGGCAACCTCCAACTGGGCTTCCTGGCCGAGTTTGCCGAAGAGAAGGTCAAGGAATTCGACGTGCGAGCCCAGGGCATCTCCACGCCCGTGGGACGCCTTTCCGGAGGAAACCAGCAGAAGGTCGTGCTGGCCCGCGAGCTCAGCCGCGACCTGCGTTTGTTCGTCGCCGCTCAGCCCACTCGTGGCCTCGACGTCGGATCAATCGAGTTCGTGCACGGGCAGATCATCGCGGCCCGTGACGCCGGCGTCGCAGTGATCGTCGTCTCGACCGAACTCGACGAGGTCAGCGCCCTGGCCGATCGTATCGCCGTGATGTATCGCGGAGGGATCGTGGGCATTGTTCCCGGCGACACCTCTCGTGACGTACTCGGTCTGATGATGGCCGGAGAACACCCCAATTTTGCAGGAGAAGCAGCATGA
- a CDS encoding BMP family lipoprotein → MKITTRKTALSGLAALGVAALFAGCASAPSDSGNASGAPVASDFVPCMVSDSGGFDDKSFNQLGLEGLTAAADTLGVKPVSVQSNSDADFAPNISNLVDQNCNLIVTVGFNLAAATKEAAAANPKTNFAIIDDNSIVSDNVKPIVFDTAQAAFLAGYASASYSKTGVVGTYGGMQIPPVTIFMDGFADGVAYFNQAKGKDVKVIGWDVKSQNGVFTGSFQAGTESKQAAQGLIDQNADVILACGGPIFLSAAEAIRDSGKPISMIGVDADLFETDAQNKDLFLTSIMKGMKPGVESVTVDAAAGKFNSTPFVGTLANDGVGIAPFHDFDSKVDPALQGELDKIKADIIAGTITVESPSSPK, encoded by the coding sequence TTGAAGATCACTACCCGTAAGACAGCCCTGAGCGGTCTCGCCGCGCTGGGTGTCGCCGCGTTGTTCGCCGGCTGCGCTTCGGCACCGAGTGACAGCGGCAACGCCTCCGGCGCACCCGTCGCGAGCGATTTCGTTCCCTGCATGGTGTCGGACTCCGGTGGATTCGACGATAAGTCGTTCAACCAGCTCGGCTTGGAGGGCCTGACCGCCGCGGCCGACACGCTCGGCGTGAAGCCCGTTTCTGTGCAGTCGAACTCCGACGCTGACTTCGCACCGAACATCAGCAACCTGGTCGACCAGAACTGCAACCTGATCGTGACGGTCGGCTTCAACCTCGCCGCAGCAACCAAGGAAGCCGCTGCAGCGAACCCGAAGACCAACTTCGCAATCATCGATGACAACTCGATCGTTTCCGACAACGTCAAGCCCATCGTCTTCGACACCGCTCAGGCGGCCTTCCTGGCCGGCTACGCATCGGCGAGCTACTCCAAGACCGGAGTCGTCGGCACGTACGGTGGCATGCAGATCCCGCCCGTCACCATCTTCATGGACGGCTTCGCCGATGGCGTCGCGTACTTCAACCAGGCGAAGGGCAAAGACGTCAAGGTCATCGGCTGGGATGTCAAGAGCCAGAACGGTGTCTTCACCGGCAGCTTCCAGGCCGGAACCGAGTCGAAGCAGGCTGCACAGGGCCTGATCGACCAGAACGCCGACGTCATCCTTGCCTGTGGTGGCCCGATCTTCCTGAGCGCCGCTGAGGCCATCCGTGACTCGGGTAAGCCCATCTCGATGATCGGTGTGGACGCCGACCTGTTCGAGACGGACGCCCAGAACAAGGATCTCTTCCTGACCTCGATCATGAAGGGCATGAAGCCCGGCGTGGAGTCGGTCACGGTTGATGCAGCCGCCGGCAAGTTCAACAGCACCCCGTTCGTTGGCACCCTCGCCAACGACGGCGTCGGTATCGCGCCGTTCCACGACTTTGATTCCAAGGTCGACCCGGCACTGCAGGGTGAACTCGACAAGATCAAGGCGGACATCATCGCCGGCACGATCACCGTCGAGTCGCCGTCCTCGCCGAAGTAA
- a CDS encoding BMP family lipoprotein, translating into MPRRRFVFSAALALASTVVFVGCAPAPESTPTGADAGSGAEKAYCARMVTNSGGLEDRSFNQSSWEGLQQAADTLGIDTKAIVSTSETDLAPNVAQAVDTGCGFILTVGWELADATLAQATAHPKVHFSIVDETVEGENIKPIVFDTAQASYLAGYLAAGVSKTGKVATFGGGNQPPVTLFMDGFVDGVAKYNEMHGTNVAVLGWNKEAQDGSFTGDFEDVTKGKNLAKGLIDQGADVILPVAGQVGEGAAAAAIEATGVSIIWVDNDGYETLPAEYRPILLTSVLKNTQDAVVRIVGDDLAGSFDNTPFVGTLENGGVDIAPFHDLTGSVSAELGAELDQIRAAIIGGIITVESPSSPR; encoded by the coding sequence ATGCCTCGTCGTCGTTTCGTATTCTCAGCCGCGCTTGCGCTGGCCTCGACTGTCGTGTTCGTCGGCTGTGCGCCGGCGCCGGAGAGCACTCCGACAGGCGCCGACGCCGGGTCCGGTGCTGAGAAGGCCTATTGCGCACGCATGGTGACGAACTCGGGGGGACTGGAGGACAGATCGTTCAACCAGTCCAGCTGGGAGGGTTTGCAGCAGGCAGCCGACACGCTGGGGATCGACACCAAGGCCATCGTGTCGACGTCGGAGACCGATTTGGCCCCGAACGTGGCCCAAGCCGTCGACACCGGCTGTGGATTCATCCTCACTGTCGGCTGGGAACTCGCGGATGCCACGCTGGCCCAGGCCACGGCGCATCCGAAGGTGCACTTCTCGATCGTCGATGAGACCGTTGAGGGCGAGAACATCAAGCCGATCGTGTTCGACACGGCTCAGGCCTCCTACCTGGCCGGCTATCTCGCAGCCGGGGTGAGCAAGACCGGAAAGGTCGCCACGTTCGGCGGCGGCAACCAGCCGCCTGTCACGCTCTTCATGGACGGTTTCGTCGACGGTGTCGCGAAATACAACGAGATGCACGGCACGAACGTCGCCGTGCTGGGCTGGAACAAAGAGGCCCAGGACGGTTCCTTCACGGGCGACTTCGAAGACGTCACCAAGGGCAAGAACCTGGCCAAGGGTCTCATCGACCAGGGCGCGGACGTCATTTTGCCGGTTGCCGGCCAGGTGGGCGAGGGCGCGGCTGCCGCGGCCATCGAAGCGACCGGGGTGTCGATCATCTGGGTTGATAACGACGGCTACGAGACTCTTCCCGCCGAGTACCGTCCGATTCTGCTGACGAGTGTGCTGAAGAACACCCAGGATGCCGTTGTGCGCATCGTGGGCGATGATCTCGCGGGCTCCTTCGACAACACGCCTTTCGTCGGCACGCTGGAAAACGGGGGAGTGGACATCGCCCCGTTCCACGATCTGACCGGGTCGGTGTCTGCCGAGCTTGGTGCAGAACTGGACCAAATTCGAGCGGCGATTATCGGTGGGATTATCACCGTGGAGAGCCCCAGCAGCCCGCGCTAA